Proteins encoded in a region of the Balaenoptera ricei isolate mBalRic1 chromosome 19, mBalRic1.hap2, whole genome shotgun sequence genome:
- the LOC132354017 gene encoding ATP-dependent RNA helicase DDX19A isoform X2: MSNLQIKEEKVKPDTNGVIKTDATPEKTEEEEKEDRAAQSLLNKLIRSNLVDNTNQVEVLQRDPNSPLYSVKSFEELRLKPQLLQGVYAMGFNRPSKIQENALPMMLAEPPQNLIAQSQSGTGKTAAFVLAMLSRVEPAERYPQCLCLSPTYELALQTGKVIEQMGRFHPELKLAYAVRGNKLERGQKISEHIVIGTPGTVLDWCSKLKFIDPKKIKVFVLDEADVMIATQGHQDQSVRIQRMLPRNCQMLLFSATFEDSVWKFAQKVVPDPNIIKLKREEETLDTIKQYYVLCSSRDEKFQALCNIYGAITIAQAMIFCHTRKTASWLAAELSKEGHQVALLSGEMVVEQRAAVIERFREGKEKVLVTTNVCARGIDVEQVSVVINFDLPVDKDGNPDNETYLHRIGRTGRFGKRGLAVNMVDSKHSMNILNRIQEHFNKKIERLDTDDLDEIEKIAN, from the exons GTGTTATCAAAACCGATGCCACtccagagaaaacagaagaagaagagaaag AGGACAGAGCCGCCCAGTCCTTACTCAACAAGCTGATCAGAAGCAACCTTGTCGATAACACCAACCAAGTGGAAGTCCTGCAGCGGGATCCAAACTCCCCACTCTACTCGGTGAAGTCCTTCGAGGAGCTTCGGCT GAAACCACAGCTTCTGCAGGGAGTCTATGCCATGGGGTTCAATCGACCATCCAAGATACAAGAGAATGCGTTACCCATGATGCTTGCTGAGCC CCCACAGAACCTGATTGCCCAGTCTCAGTCTGGTACTGGTAAAACAGCTGCCTTCGTCCTGGCCATGCTCAGCCGAGTGGAACCAGCAGAGAGATACCCGCAG TGTCTGTGCCTCTCCCCAACATATGAGCTGGCGCTTCAGACAGGAAAAGTGATTGAGCAGATGGGCAGATTTCATCCAGAACTAAAGCTTGCTTATGCTGTTCGAGGCAATAAAT TGGAAAGAGGTCAGAAGATCAGTGAGCACATTGTCATTGGCACCCCTGGGACCGTTCTGGACTGGTGCTCCAAGCTCAAGTTCATTGACCCCAAGAAGATCAAGGTGTTTGTTCTGGATGAGGCTGACGTGATGATAGCTACTCAGGGCCACCAAGATCAGAGCGTCCGCATCCAGAG GATGCTTCCCAGGAACTGCCAGATGCTGCTTTTCTCTGCCACCTTCGAAGACTCCGTCTGGAAATTTGCCCAGAAGGTGGTCCCAGACCCAAACATCATCAAACTGAAGCGCGAGGAGGAGACATTGGACACCATCAAGCAGTATTACGTCCTGTGCAGTAGCAGAGATGAGAAGTTCCAGGCCTTGTGTAATATCTACGGGGCCATCACCATTGCTCAAGCCATGATCTTCTGCCAC aCCCGCAAAACAGCTAGTTGGCTGGCAGCAGAGCTGTCGAAAGAAGGCCACCAGGTGGCTCTGCTGAGTGGTGAAATGGTGGTGGAGCAGAGGGCTGCAGTGATTGAGCGCTTCCGAGAGGGCAAAGAGAAGGTTCTGGTCACCACCAACGTGTGTGCCCGCG GTATCGATGTGGAACAGGTGTCTGTCGTCATCAACTTTGACCTTCCCGTGGACAAGGACGGGAACCCGGACAACGAGACCTACCTGCACCGGATCGGGCGCACCGGCCGCTTTGGCAAGAGGGGCCTGGCCGTGAACATGGTGGACAGCAAGCACAGCATGAACATCCTGAACAGGATCCAGGAGCATTTCA ataagaaaatagaaagactGGACACAGATGACTTGGACGAGATTGAGAAAATAGCCAACTGA
- the LOC132354017 gene encoding ATP-dependent RNA helicase DDX19A isoform X1, whose protein sequence is MATDSWALAVDEQEAAVKSMSNLQIKEEKVKPDTNGVIKTDATPEKTEEEEKEDRAAQSLLNKLIRSNLVDNTNQVEVLQRDPNSPLYSVKSFEELRLKPQLLQGVYAMGFNRPSKIQENALPMMLAEPPQNLIAQSQSGTGKTAAFVLAMLSRVEPAERYPQCLCLSPTYELALQTGKVIEQMGRFHPELKLAYAVRGNKLERGQKISEHIVIGTPGTVLDWCSKLKFIDPKKIKVFVLDEADVMIATQGHQDQSVRIQRMLPRNCQMLLFSATFEDSVWKFAQKVVPDPNIIKLKREEETLDTIKQYYVLCSSRDEKFQALCNIYGAITIAQAMIFCHTRKTASWLAAELSKEGHQVALLSGEMVVEQRAAVIERFREGKEKVLVTTNVCARGIDVEQVSVVINFDLPVDKDGNPDNETYLHRIGRTGRFGKRGLAVNMVDSKHSMNILNRIQEHFNKKIERLDTDDLDEIEKIAN, encoded by the exons GTGTTATCAAAACCGATGCCACtccagagaaaacagaagaagaagagaaag AGGACAGAGCCGCCCAGTCCTTACTCAACAAGCTGATCAGAAGCAACCTTGTCGATAACACCAACCAAGTGGAAGTCCTGCAGCGGGATCCAAACTCCCCACTCTACTCGGTGAAGTCCTTCGAGGAGCTTCGGCT GAAACCACAGCTTCTGCAGGGAGTCTATGCCATGGGGTTCAATCGACCATCCAAGATACAAGAGAATGCGTTACCCATGATGCTTGCTGAGCC CCCACAGAACCTGATTGCCCAGTCTCAGTCTGGTACTGGTAAAACAGCTGCCTTCGTCCTGGCCATGCTCAGCCGAGTGGAACCAGCAGAGAGATACCCGCAG TGTCTGTGCCTCTCCCCAACATATGAGCTGGCGCTTCAGACAGGAAAAGTGATTGAGCAGATGGGCAGATTTCATCCAGAACTAAAGCTTGCTTATGCTGTTCGAGGCAATAAAT TGGAAAGAGGTCAGAAGATCAGTGAGCACATTGTCATTGGCACCCCTGGGACCGTTCTGGACTGGTGCTCCAAGCTCAAGTTCATTGACCCCAAGAAGATCAAGGTGTTTGTTCTGGATGAGGCTGACGTGATGATAGCTACTCAGGGCCACCAAGATCAGAGCGTCCGCATCCAGAG GATGCTTCCCAGGAACTGCCAGATGCTGCTTTTCTCTGCCACCTTCGAAGACTCCGTCTGGAAATTTGCCCAGAAGGTGGTCCCAGACCCAAACATCATCAAACTGAAGCGCGAGGAGGAGACATTGGACACCATCAAGCAGTATTACGTCCTGTGCAGTAGCAGAGATGAGAAGTTCCAGGCCTTGTGTAATATCTACGGGGCCATCACCATTGCTCAAGCCATGATCTTCTGCCAC aCCCGCAAAACAGCTAGTTGGCTGGCAGCAGAGCTGTCGAAAGAAGGCCACCAGGTGGCTCTGCTGAGTGGTGAAATGGTGGTGGAGCAGAGGGCTGCAGTGATTGAGCGCTTCCGAGAGGGCAAAGAGAAGGTTCTGGTCACCACCAACGTGTGTGCCCGCG GTATCGATGTGGAACAGGTGTCTGTCGTCATCAACTTTGACCTTCCCGTGGACAAGGACGGGAACCCGGACAACGAGACCTACCTGCACCGGATCGGGCGCACCGGCCGCTTTGGCAAGAGGGGCCTGGCCGTGAACATGGTGGACAGCAAGCACAGCATGAACATCCTGAACAGGATCCAGGAGCATTTCA ataagaaaatagaaagactGGACACAGATGACTTGGACGAGATTGAGAAAATAGCCAACTGA
- the LOC132354017 gene encoding ATP-dependent RNA helicase DDX19A isoform X3 yields MSGTFLIRKPQLLQGVYAMGFNRPSKIQENALPMMLAEPPQNLIAQSQSGTGKTAAFVLAMLSRVEPAERYPQCLCLSPTYELALQTGKVIEQMGRFHPELKLAYAVRGNKLERGQKISEHIVIGTPGTVLDWCSKLKFIDPKKIKVFVLDEADVMIATQGHQDQSVRIQRMLPRNCQMLLFSATFEDSVWKFAQKVVPDPNIIKLKREEETLDTIKQYYVLCSSRDEKFQALCNIYGAITIAQAMIFCHTRKTASWLAAELSKEGHQVALLSGEMVVEQRAAVIERFREGKEKVLVTTNVCARGIDVEQVSVVINFDLPVDKDGNPDNETYLHRIGRTGRFGKRGLAVNMVDSKHSMNILNRIQEHFNKKIERLDTDDLDEIEKIAN; encoded by the exons ATGTCAGGAACATTTCTTATTAG GAAACCACAGCTTCTGCAGGGAGTCTATGCCATGGGGTTCAATCGACCATCCAAGATACAAGAGAATGCGTTACCCATGATGCTTGCTGAGCC CCCACAGAACCTGATTGCCCAGTCTCAGTCTGGTACTGGTAAAACAGCTGCCTTCGTCCTGGCCATGCTCAGCCGAGTGGAACCAGCAGAGAGATACCCGCAG TGTCTGTGCCTCTCCCCAACATATGAGCTGGCGCTTCAGACAGGAAAAGTGATTGAGCAGATGGGCAGATTTCATCCAGAACTAAAGCTTGCTTATGCTGTTCGAGGCAATAAAT TGGAAAGAGGTCAGAAGATCAGTGAGCACATTGTCATTGGCACCCCTGGGACCGTTCTGGACTGGTGCTCCAAGCTCAAGTTCATTGACCCCAAGAAGATCAAGGTGTTTGTTCTGGATGAGGCTGACGTGATGATAGCTACTCAGGGCCACCAAGATCAGAGCGTCCGCATCCAGAG GATGCTTCCCAGGAACTGCCAGATGCTGCTTTTCTCTGCCACCTTCGAAGACTCCGTCTGGAAATTTGCCCAGAAGGTGGTCCCAGACCCAAACATCATCAAACTGAAGCGCGAGGAGGAGACATTGGACACCATCAAGCAGTATTACGTCCTGTGCAGTAGCAGAGATGAGAAGTTCCAGGCCTTGTGTAATATCTACGGGGCCATCACCATTGCTCAAGCCATGATCTTCTGCCAC aCCCGCAAAACAGCTAGTTGGCTGGCAGCAGAGCTGTCGAAAGAAGGCCACCAGGTGGCTCTGCTGAGTGGTGAAATGGTGGTGGAGCAGAGGGCTGCAGTGATTGAGCGCTTCCGAGAGGGCAAAGAGAAGGTTCTGGTCACCACCAACGTGTGTGCCCGCG GTATCGATGTGGAACAGGTGTCTGTCGTCATCAACTTTGACCTTCCCGTGGACAAGGACGGGAACCCGGACAACGAGACCTACCTGCACCGGATCGGGCGCACCGGCCGCTTTGGCAAGAGGGGCCTGGCCGTGAACATGGTGGACAGCAAGCACAGCATGAACATCCTGAACAGGATCCAGGAGCATTTCA ataagaaaatagaaagactGGACACAGATGACTTGGACGAGATTGAGAAAATAGCCAACTGA